From one Eriocheir sinensis breed Jianghai 21 chromosome 60, ASM2467909v1, whole genome shotgun sequence genomic stretch:
- the LOC126985829 gene encoding uncharacterized protein LOC126985829 — MASGGVQTPRFGAEITEAWLQYMLTCYERRRDPQAEVKVINHSVRAGTKPGENVASELLKIWVEVELTGRRRDEKEEDKETGKERKNQESKNKEEKTQENNSISDTNNHTTTTTTTASSPTTTSTKEYNLVAKFNTGSEFDQEYAKYINMDLNELLIYSDVMTHLNAWQEQVLKEKGEEGEALDRYKVLVPEFVYGVCTYNEYVVVMQDVSVLGYTTQDKMEGLDLPHVLMATDRVARLHALSHAFHKTNNFLSHYPSFLPDERLFNFFTGFMFVMIDFVVQMASQRPEFAPIVEKFRDNQENIKARMLEAMKKGHPKNPVLSLVHADYWTNNLMFSHETTSTSVKAKTPQDLMLIDWGLVRWGNPIFDLHQLVFNCTTRSLRQQHLQEVLQRYHSTFTAATTALGAPVVGYDFTEFLKEWRRTSVVGYMQAGLFANTIVLSRKAPECFKKGSPNSGLKAVALRMLGKVMVPLVLNGWFRESILNSTKKSFQPLLDELLSGENHVMTSRLLDTLEEAYQAGVLDG; from the exons atggcgTCAGGAGGGGTGCAGACGCCGAGGTTTGGAGCCGAGATCACCGAGGCGTGGCTACAGTACATGTTGACCTGTTACGAGAGGCGCCGTGACCCCCAGGCTGAGGTCAAGGTCATTAACCACAGCGTCAGAGCAG GTACGAAGCCGGGGGAGAACGTTGCCTCAGAGCTGCTCAAAATTTGGGTAGAGGTGGAgctgacagggaggaggagggacgaaaaggaggaggataaagagacaggaaaggagaggaagaaccaAGAGAgcaaaaacaaggaggagaaaacgcAGGAAAATAACTCCATATCAGACaccaacaaccacaccaccacaaccacaaccactgcctcctcccccaccaccacctcaaccaagGAATACAATCTGGTTGCCAAATTTAACACAGGTAGTGAGTTTGACCAAGAGTATGCCAAGTATATCAACATGGACCTGAACGAGCTGCTCATCTACTCGGACGTAATGACACACCTGAACGCTTGGCAGGAACAGGTgttgaaagagaaaggggaggagggagaggcgctCGACAGGTATAAAGTTCTTGTACCTGAATTCGTGTACGGCGTCTGCACCTACAACGAAtacgtggtggtgatgcaggatGTTAGTGTACTGGG GTACACCACACAGGACAAGATGGAGGGGCTGGATCTTCCCCACGTGCTCATGGCGACTGACCGTGTGGCACGTCTGCACGCCCTTTCCCACGCCTTCCACAAGACCAACAACTTCCTGAGCCACTACCCTTCATTCCTGCCGGATGAGAGGCTGTTTAATTTCTTCACTGGCTTCATGTTCGTGATGATTGACTTCGTGGTGCAGATGGCCAGCCAACGCCCCGAGTTTGCCCCCATCGTTGAAAAGTTCAGAGACAACCAGGAGAATATCAAGGCAAGGATGCTGGAGGCTATGAAGAAGGGCCACCCCAAGAACCCCGTCCTGTCTCTCGTGCATGCGGATTACTGGACTAACAACCTCATGTTCAGTCACGAGACAACCAGCACCAGCGTGAAGGCTAAGACACCGCAGGACCTAATGCTTATCGACTGGGGTCTTGTACGCTGGGGGAACCCAATCTTCGACCTTCACCAACTGGTCTTCAACTGCACTACTCGCTCCTTACGTCAACAACACCTGCAGGAAGTCCTTCAGAG GTACCACAGCACCTTCACGGCCGCCACCACCGCCCTGGGAGCACCTGTGGTGGGCTACGACTTCACGGAGTTCTTGAAGGAGTGGCGCCGCACGTCTGTAGTCGGATATATGCAGGCCGGGCTGTTCGCCAACACCATCGTACTGTCACGCAAGGCTCCGGAGTGCTTCAAGAAAGGTTCCCCCAACTCAGGGTTGAAGGCCGTGGCGCTGAGGATGCTGGGTAAGGTCATGGTGCCCCTAGTCCTCAACGGCTGGTTCAGGGAGTCCATCTTGAACAGCACCAAGAAGAGCTTCCAGCCGCTGCTCGACGAGTTGTTGAGCGGCGAGAACCATGTGATGACCTCCCGCCTGCTGGACACACTGGAGGAGGCGTACCAGGCGGGCGTGCTGGACGGGTAG